The genomic segment TTGTATGGTCCCATGGCCATCACAACTTCAAATTCGGCGGCGAGGCTCATTATCAGCAGTTCAACCACATCGTCGGGCAGACCCAGTTCCTGAACTTCAGCGGGAATGAGACAGCGGGCGCACAGGGCGTTGGCGGCGGTCTCGGATTTGCCAGCCTGATGCTGGGTTTAGCGGACAACGGCGGCGCCAACAACGTCTCCGTGAAGGCCCCGAAATGGGTATCGAACTACTATGCCTTCTTCGCCCAGGACGACTTCAAAGTCACACCCAACCTGACTCTGAATCTCGGCATGCGTTGGGATGTGGAAGTGCCACGCAAAGAGGCATATTCCCACACGTCGAATTTCAGCCCGACCGCGATCGATCCGGAGTACAACATCCCGGGAGCGCTTGTATTCGCCGATAAGTGCCACAGCTGCAATCCTCGCTGGGCTGACACGTGGTACAAGGACTTCGGTCCACGCGTAGGCTTTGCCTGGACGCCTGCATTCCTGAATCAGAAGATCGTGGTACGCGGCGGCAGCGGCATTCTCTATGGGCCGCTCGTGTATAACGACTTCGGCGGCGGTATGACGACCGGTTACACGGTAAATCCTGCGTTTCCGAGTCACAACGGCTTTGATCCGTCGTTCCAGATCGATGCCGGTATACCTGCTTATGCACCGCCTCCCAACGAGGATCCCGGCATTTATAACGGGAGCTACTTGCCCGGTTCCTATATCACCAAGAATGCTGGCCGTCCTGCGACCGTCTACAACTGGAACCTTCAGGTCCAGCAGCAACTCGCGCAGGATTTGATTGCGACGCTGGGGTACATTGGCAACCGCGCTACGAATCTGGCGTCGAACCTGCTCAACCCCAACAACATGCCCCAGAAGTATTTCTCGATGGGCGACGCGCTCTATCAGCCGTTCGTCGGTAATTCGCAGGGTGTTCAAGCGCCGTTCCCCGAATTTGTGCAGAATTGGGGCGGAAATCCGCAACTTCAGGCGGCGCTGCGGCCGTTCCCGCAGTACGACTTTATCGACCAGGGCTGCTGTCTGGAGAACGTCGGCCAGTCGAGCTTCAACGCCATGATTGCGACGGTACAGCGGCACTTCCACCAGGGGCTGAACATGCAGGTGTCTTATACCTGGGGCAAGACGTTCAGCAACTCGGATGGTGCGGTGCCCGGAGTGCATATCGGCAACAACTGGGTCCAGGACATGAACACCGACAACCTGAAGCAGGAGAAGGCTGTTTCAGTCTTCGACCTGCGGCACCAACTGGTGCTCAGCGGTCTGTACGAGCTTCCTTTTGGCAAGGGGAAAATGTGGATGAACCACGGCATCGCTGCCACGCTTCTGGGAGGCTGGGAAGTGGGTACGGTGCAGCGCATCCAATCGGGCCAGCCGATATCGTTCGGCTGCGCGTGGGGCATTCCAGGATTCCAAAACTGTATCCGCTTCAGCAGGGTGGCCAACGCCCCGCTCAAGAGCCCGGCGTATGCCAAGGGAGCCAAGCATCTGCAGCCGATCTGGCTACCGTTGACTCCTAGCGATCATGCAGACCCGAATGCCCAGTCAATGTTCAATGCAGAATTCAGCAACGTTAAACAGAACGGGTCGGACATTGCAGGAAGTACGATCGCATTCTACGACCTGAACAACAACTACAACCGTGACTGCCAGGGATCGGATCCCAAAGCGGACAAATACATCTCCTATTGCAACGGCGGGCTCGATCAGCCGTATCAGCTGCCCACTACTATGCCGCGTGTGACAGACGAGATTCGCGATCCACCGTACTTCAACAACGATCTGAGCGTTCTCAAGAAGTTTGCTTTCTATGAGAACTACACGCTCAGCATCAAGGCGGAGTTCCTGAATACGTTCAATCAGCACACCTTCGGGACTCCCGATCTGCAGCCGTACGACCTGGGCTTCGGTGTTCCGACTTACACGATCAATGGGCCCAGGAACATGCAATTGACGGCACGGTTCGTCTTCTAGAGAACTGTCTTCTGGACCCAACTTATCCCGGGGATATAGGCTTTCCTGTATCCCCGGCGCTTTCGTAACTCTCCGCCGCAAGGGGCGTTCTGTTGGTCCCTTACCGCTGCGGCATACCACCGCGCATTCCTTGTTCGAGATGGAAGCATCGGTTGTGAGGATCTTCGAATGAGAATAGGGAATGTGTGCCTTCTCAGCGCGTTTCTTCTGGCTTGCGGAGCCGCATGCGCGCAGTCAACGCCGCGAACATCCACAGACGACGCATTGCAGCGCGGCACTGAGTCCCTGCACGCGGGGCGTTTCGCCGACGCGGAGCAATGGCTTCAGCAAGCCGTGGCTTCGACCCCCGGCAATCCCGTAGCGCAAGTCGAACTGGGCGCCGCTGAATTGCGCTTGGGCAAGGCCAACGAGGCAGTGGAGCACCTCCGCAAGGCAATCGCTATCGAGCCAAACATTACAGGCGCGAACCTCTTTTTGGGTATTGCCCATGCGCAGATGCACCAGGTGGACGAGGCTGTTGCTGCGCTACGCAGGGAGACCGAGCTCAGTCCGAAAGACCCGCAGCCCTGGATGTGGCAGGGAATCGTCGAACTGCAGGACGGTCATCCGGAAAAGGCCACCGAGCCGCTAGATCGCGCCGCGGAACTGGCGCCCAACGATCTCGACATTCTGGAATATCGGGGCAAGGCGCACACTGAAGTGGCCTTCGCCAGTTACGCGCGCATGGCAGTCATCGATCCCAGCTCGTGGCACGTGCATCGCGTGCAGGGACAAATGTACTCGCAGCAGAGCCAGCACAAGGAGGCGATCGCGGAGTTCGTCGAGGCTATCAAGCTGATGCCCAACAATTCGGATCTTTATGAAGAGCTGGGCGCGGAGTATCGCAAATCGAGCCAGTTGGAACTGGCGCAGCAGGCGTATGCGAAGGAACTCGAGCTAAGCCCCAACAATCCAATCGCCATGTACAACATGGCGAAGATCGACATCGAGACCAACCGCACCGCCGAAGGCCTTGAGCTACTGCACAAGGTGGTGGCGAACTACTCAAACGTTCCCGCCACGTTTTTCTACCTTGGGCTTGGCGAGTTTGACGCTGGACACACGCAGGAAGCGCTGGCTGCGCTGGAGAAGGCGAAGGCCATGAATCCAGAGCCGGAGCTTCGCCCACGCGTTGAGTATGAGTTGTCGCGAGTGTATCGCAAGCTGGGCCGCATCGAGGATTCCAACAAGGCAGTTCACGAGTACACGCGGCTGAAAGCGCAGAACGCAAAGCTGAACCCGCAGGTGCTGTCGGCAATCTCTTCGGGCTTTGGATCGGCGGACGTGCCGGCAAGCGCGCCCGAGAAAAAAGACTGAGCGCTGTTCTCATCCGCCGCAGAGTGGAGCGCAGTGCGAAACAAGGAATATGGGTCTGGGAAGCAAGACGATGTTCGGGCGCAGTAGCTCCGTTATTTTGCACGCTCTGCTGGCAATGGCTGGACTCGCGGGTTGTTCCGGGGGAGGGGGTAGCGCGCCCATCTCTCCCCCGGGCCCTTCCGCCACCACTACCGCGCTCACTCTTTCTGCCAACGCTTTGAACGTGGGCGCATCGGTGACGCTCACCGCGCAGGTGATGTCTGGTGGTACAGCGGTCGGTTCCGGTTCTGTGAGTTTTGCCGACGGCACGACGCAACTTGGCAAAGCTACCCTGGGCGCGGACGGGAAAGGCGCGTGGTCGGGTACATTCCGCGCGGGAACGCACATGCTGACGGCAAGCTTCGGAGGCACGCCGGTGTATGCTCCCTCCGCTTCCACCGCTGCGTCATTGAGTGTGACGCAACCGACCGCACCAAGCAGCATCGCGCTGGTCCTCTCGTCTGCGCATCTAGGGCAGGGATTGCCGCTGGAAATCATCGCCACAGTCACCGGCGGCGGAAGCACAACACCGGCGCCCACTGGAACCGTGACCTACACATCAGGCTCCATCTCTCTGGGGACGGCTACCCTCGATCCGACAGGCGTGGCTAACTTCACGTCCACCCTGCTGCCCCCCGGCCAAAATCAGATCACTGCGACATACAGCGGCGACAGTGTTTATGCTTCGTCTGCTTCGGCAGCAGCAGTGGTGAACATCGAGCCGCCTGCCTCAACCGCATACAAGAATCCGCTCACGCTCAACGTGACCGGCTCGCTTACAGCCGTGAGCTGTGCAGATCCCGCCATCCTGAAGGTGCAGAATGCGGGCGCAGACACGTGGCATCTGTACTGCACGAGTGATGCGCTCTACGCGGGCGATCCGAAGACGCACTTGGTCAACCTGTTTCATTCCACTGACCTGGTCAACTGGAGCTACGACGGGGATGCCTTCGCCGCGTTGCCCTCCTGGGCCAATGTGAAGAGCTCGTCGTATTGGGCGCCTGCCGTTAGATTTCTCAACGGCAAGTATTACCTCTACTTCGCAGTGCCGGCGACAGGTCTTTCCGGCGGAGGTTCTGCCATCGGTGTGGGCACGAGTTCGAACCCTGCGGGTCCGTTTGTGGATGCCGGCGCGCCGGTGGTTGAGCCGGAACCGGCGACGAACTGCTGTGGCGGCGTCTACAGGACGACCATCGATCCCGACGTAATAGAGGATGCTGCCGGCCAGAAGTACATCCTGTTTGGCGGTTTCATGGGTGGCCTGTATGTTCGCAAGCTGTCCGCAGATGGGCTCACTTCAGATAAGGCGAGTGAAGTGGAGGTCGCGGTGGACAACCGCTATGAGGGCGGTAACTGGGTTCTGCACGACGGCTACTACTACTTATTCGCTTCATCGACAAACTGTTGCAACGGTCCGCTCACTGGCTACGGCGTCTTCGTCGGAAGATCGAAGAGTCCCATGGGACCTTATGTAGACGCGCAGGGTATTGCAATGAGCGCAGTGAACCCCGGTGGCACACCCGTCCTGACCATGAACGGCAACACAGTGGTGGGGCCAGGCGGCAACGTGATTTTTTCTGACGAAACCGGACAGGACTACATCCTTTATCACGGAATCCTTTCGGCCAGTCCCTACTACGCAGGCTCGGTCAGCTACAACGCGCGCCCGGCCTTCCTCGAAGCAATTGATTGGATCAACGGCTGGCCGGTGGCGCGAGGGGGCTTCGGGCCGTCCGATGATGCTGCGCCGCAGCCCATGCCCGCTGCACAGCCTGGACAAACGAACGCCTACGCGAGCTCTCCGGCGAAGCAGGACCTTCCTCGTGCACAGTTAACAGCCGCATCGGATGACTTCAGCGTTTCCACTCTGAGTGCGCAATGGTCGTTTGTGCACGGCACGCCCAATTACGCAATAAGCGCCAATGGCTACCAGGTCAGCTCCGTAGCAGCGGACCCAGTAGCCAATATGCCTGGCGTCCCAATGGCGTGCGAAGCCGCCCCAACGGGCGACTACATGACCGAAACGAAGCTCGACTTCGACCTGCCGGCCGCCGGCAAGGGTCCCGATTTCGCGCAGGCGGGGCTCCTGATCTATGGAGACGACGCGAACTTTCTGCGCGCCGATATCTACAACAACAACGACACCCGCCAGGTGGAGTTCATCAACGCCGAGACTGCCGAGCATCCGGGCTATCCCACGTGGGGTGGGTCGAACCTGGGCTCGGTGGCGATCGGCGCACAGGTCACCGCGTGGCTGCGCATCGTCAAACGCAACGTAAATGGCGAGTCCCACTACACCGGGTACAGCAGTGCCGATGGTGCCACGTGGATCCAGGGCGCCACCTGGGTGCATTCGCTGGGAGCCGCGGAAAAGCTCTGCATGTACGCCGGTAACCAGACCGGACACACGGGAACATTTCACTACGTGCACGTCTCGACGGTCGAATAGTGTCGAGCAGATTCACGGGAGAACGAGGCAAGGTGAGGAAAGCGATTCAATTAGGTCTCGGGCTGGCATGCGCGATTGCGGCGCAGGCGCAGGTGACGGTGGATAAGCCAATTCCGCAGGTGGTGCAGGTCGAGGTAAACGCGGCGCAAAAAGTCGGCCAGCCGATTCCGCGCACTATCTTTGGCTCGTTTCTCGAACCGATCGGAAACTCCACCTACAACGGATTGTGGGCCGAGCTTCTGCAGAATCCCAGCTTCGAAGCCGGCCTCTGGACTCCGGCGAAGATCGAAGAGATGCTGCGCGAGCGCCCGGAACTGCGTCGTGCCGGCGATCTCGCCATCCCGTTGCCGTGGGAGCCGCTGAATGCGGGACAGGGGAACCGCTATGAAATTCGCGCCGGAGATGCCGCAAACTCCTGGCAATCACTGATGGTCATAGGGGTGCCCGGCGAGCCCACCGGCATCAAGCAGATGGTTTACCTGCCCGTTCATCGCACGCGCGACTTTCAAGGCAGTTTCTATGCACGGCATCTGGGCGGGGCTTCCAGAATTACCGTGTCACTTCGGCTGCATGATCAAAATGAGATCCTCGCTTCGCAGGACCTGGATGTAAGCAACACAGGCGATTGGAAGAAGTACACCTTCGCGCTGCAGATCCCCGAGGACAAGCTCCACCGCCTCGATCCCGCTGATTTCGTGGTGCAACTCGATGACGACGAACGCGTGGAACTGGACCAGTTCTCGCTTATGCCCGCGGATGCCCTGGATGGCCTCGATCCCGACGAAGTCGCGATGGCGAAAGCCCTGCACTCGCCCCTGGTGCGCTTTGGCGGTAACTTTACATCGTCTTACCACTGGACCGACGGTATTGGCCCGCGCGACAAGCGGCGAAACATGCTCAACAACTCGTGGGGGATTCCCGAGTACAACACTTTCGGCACCGATGAGTTCCTCGCGTTCTGCCGCGCCATCGGCGCGCAGCCGCAGATTGCGCTGAACCTCGGTAGCGGCACGCCGGAAGAAGCGGCGTCATGGGTGCGCTATGTTGATGAGCACTGGACCACGCACTCGGGCCTTTTGTGGGAGCTGGGCAACGAACTGTGGGGCAATTGGAATCTGGGCTGGCCCACCAAAGGGCAGCTGGCGCAGAGAACCCTGGACTTCTCAAAAGCCATTCGCGGAGTCGATCCAACGGCGCGCCTCATTGCCACTGGAGGCGATCCCGAGGTTTTCCACGATTGGAACGCGATCCAACTCACGATTCCGCCGGGCACATTCGACTATTTGTCTACTCACTTCGTTGTGGGCACCAGCAACGTGAAGCTGAAGAACGCCTCGCCTGACTTCGTGCAGCAAGCTGCGCTCGCCATGCCCATCGAACTTGAGCGTAAGCTGCAGGAAGATCAGCAGCAGATTGACTCAACTCCCGGTTACGCAGGCAAAGTGCATATCGCGTTCACCGAGTGGTTGTTCATCGGCGATCGCCGCAGCGCGCCCAACTTCACTAACACGAGCGGGGCGCTCATCACAGGCGGCTTCCTCAATATGCTTATGCGGAACTCAGGCACGGTTCCTATCTCCGACATGACAGGCATCATGGAATTTGCCGGTATCTGGAAAAAGCGCAGCCAGGTCTTTGGCACGCCGGCTTACTACGTACTGAAGATGTACGCGAACGCTGATGCCGCGCAACCGGTCACTGTCAAGGCCGACTCCGGTGCTTATTCCGTGAAGCAGGGCGTGGATCGCCTGCCGGAGATCGCGGCTGTGCCGTACCTCGACGTCGTAGCGCTTCTCAGCGAGGACGGCCGCAAGCTCACGCTTTTTTGCGTGAACCGCAGCCTGCAAACAGACATTACTGCCAAGCTGCATCTGGATGGCTTTGCCGCTGCCCGAAAGGCCAACGTGCAGGTTCTAAGTTCGGACCTGCTGACGGATGCGAACGACGAAATCGACCCTGACAAGGTGACTCCAATCGACAGTATGGAAACGATACCGGCGGGTGAATGGAGCCGTGTCTTTCCGCACGCCAGCGTAACGGTCATCGGGATCGAGCGCAAATAAGGAGGGCTGAGTCGGGATGGTAAAGAAGGAAAGGACGGCCCCGGTGAAACATCGTTTAATCATGAGCTGCTTGTGGCTTTTAGGCTGCGTTGCCCTGCTCTCCATCTGCTGCAGCTTCCTCGTTTCTGCGTCCACGCAGGAGACCCGTTGGACCGCGGAGCGCGCCAATCAGTGGTATGCGCAACAGCCTTGGCTGGTGGGATCAAACTTCCTTCCGTCGAATGCGGTCAATGAACTGGAGATGTGGCAGGCCGATACATTCGACCCGGCGGAGATCGATCGCGAACTCGGCTGGGCTGAACAGCTCGGCATGAACACCATGCGCGTCTTCCTGCACAACCTTCCATGGGAACAGGATGCGAAGGGGTTCCAGAAGCGTATCGACCAGTTTCTCGCAATCTCTGCGAAACACCACATCCGCCCTGTCTTCGTGCTGTTCGACTCGTGCTGGGATCCGAATCCGAAGCTTGGACCGCAGAGACCTCCGATTCCCGGCGTGCACAATTCGGGGTGGGTGCAGGCTCCGGGCAAAGCTGGGCTGATGGATGCCGCGCAGTATCCAAAGCTGCAGGCTTATGTGCAGGGAGTTGTCGGCGCATTCGCGCACGATGATCGCATCCTTGCGTGGGATGTGTGGAACGAGCCAGATAACAACAACGACTCGTCTTATGGAAAGCTCGAGCCGGCCAACAAGCGCGATCTCGTATTGGCGCTGTTGCCGCAGGTGTTCGCCTGGGCGCGCGCCGCGCAACCAATACAGCCTCTCACCAGCGGAGTATGGACCGGCGACTGGTCATCGATCGACAAGATGTCGCCGATGGCGCGGGTCCAGATTCAGGAGTCGGATGTGATTACGTTCCACAACTATGGCTGGCCGGAGGAATTCGCCGCGCGCGTGGAACAATTGCAGCAGTTTCATCGGCCAATCATCTGCACGGAGTACATGGCGCGCGGCGCAGGCAGCACGTTTGACACAATCCTGCCGCTGGCGAAAAAAGAAAATGTTGGCGCTATCAACTGGGGCCTCGTAAAGGGACGCAGCCAGACGTATCTCCCTTGGGATTCGTGGCAGCATCCCTATATCAACGAGACCCCGCCGGTCTGGTTCCACGACGTGTTCTACGAGGATGGAACACCGTATCGCGCGCGCGAGGCGCAGATCATACGCGAGGCCACTGGCAAGCAGCAGCCGAGCACAGGTCAGGAATAGGCGCGTGCAATGCTGCCTTTGTTAGGCTGGTAGCGAACGATTTGTAGATCGGAATATCCATTCGCCGACGGCACGATTGCGGCGGTCGGGAACCTCTATCGATGCAAACAATGCGACAGAAACACGCGGTCGGCGCATGGATTGTGCTTCTCTGCGCCGTCGCATTTGCGGCTTTCAACACAGCCTCGGCACAGGCACCCGCAACTGAGGGTCAGCGGCCGGGGCGCTTCATTGATGCAACGGAGAAATCCGGGATCAAGTTTCAGCACCAGGCGCCGCACACTTCGCGTAAGTACCTCATCGAGACGATGGGCTCCGGTGTGGCGCTTTTTGACTGTGATAACGATGGCCGCCTCGACATTTTCTTTCCCAATGGCGCGCCTTACACCGATCCCACGCCCAAGGGCTTCATCCCGCAAAAGGCTGGACCGCAAGACTGGAACCGGATGTTCCGCCAAAAAACCGACGGCACGTTTGAAGACATCACGGAAAAGGCCGGCCTGAAGGGTGTGGGCTATAGCATGGGCGTGGCCGTTGCCGATTACGACAACGATGGCAACGAAGACCTGTTTATCACGGGTTATGGCGGCAATCGCCTGTATCACAATAGCGGGAACTGCACGTTCACTGATGTCACGGAACAGACCGGCGTGGGCGGCAGCGGATGGTCGAGCTCCGCTACCTGGGCCGACCTGGACAACGATGGCCTGCTAGACCTCGTGGTAGCGCGCTACGTCGAGTGGGATTGGAACGACCTCTGGTGCGGCGAGCATCGCGAAGGATATCGCGGCTATTGCCACCCCGACGTCTTCCAGCCCATCAGCATGCTGGTCTATCACAACGAAGGCCACGGCCGTTTCACGGAGGTCGCGCACAAACTCGGTCTCGATGTTCCCGCCAAGGCGCTGGGCGTCGCCATTGCCGACTACGACCAGGATGGCCGCATCGATCTCTTCGTCGCCAACGACTCCATGCCGGAGTTCCTTTTCCATCAGAAGAAAGACGGAACGTTCGAGGAAGTTGGTCTCGAGAGCGAAGTAGCGGTTAACTCCGAGGGCAAAACGTACGCCGGAATGGGCGTTGACTTTGCCGACTATAACAACGATGGCTGGCCAGACCTGGTCATCACCGACCTCGCCAACCAGCGATATGCGCTCTATCGCAACCTGGGCGACAGCACATTCGACTACGCCAGCTTCACTTCCGGCCTGGGCGGCATGACCATGCTCCACTCGGGCTGGAGCCTGCGCTTCCTGGACTACGACAACGATGGCTGGAAGGACCTGCTCATCGCACAGGGGCACGACCTCGACACGATCGAGAAGAGCTTTCCGCAGCTGCACTATCGCGAACCGATGATGCTAGCGCGCAACACCGGCAAGAGGTTTGTTGACGTTTCGGGAGTCTCCTCGGAGATCTTCCACGATGCATGGGTGGGCCGGGGCATGGCCATTGGCGACATCAACAATGACGGCCGCATCGATGCCGTTGTGTCGACGAACGGCGGCGCCCCGCACCTCCTGCTGAACATGACCGAGACATCGAATCACTGGATCACGCTGAAGCTCGTCGGCCACAAGAGCAATCGCGACGCCATCGGCGCACAAGTGAAGTTGACTACGAAGCTCGGAAGCCAGTGGGCCACGGTGACTACGTCGAGCGGCTACATGTCCGCCAGCGACCCGCGTCTGCATTTTGGTCTGGGCACCGCGGCTGCCATCGACCGCATCGAGATCCGCTGGCCCAGCGGCATTCAGCAGGTGCTTACGGACCAGGTAGCTGATCGGCAGATCACTATTGAGGAATCCGCGCAATCGAACAGCACTACCCCGGCCGCGGCCGCAGACAGGCCCGCACCGTAGCCGCTACTCATGGCTGTGCGACGCATATAGCTTCTGGCTCAGCGCGAACTCCTGCTGCGCGCGCTCCGTTTGTCCTGCCTGGCGCAGCGCGCGGCCGAGTTCATAGTGCGTTTTCGGATCCGACGGCCCCAGTCGTGCGGCGATTTCCAGCTCGGCGATTCCGTCTTTGAGTTCGTGGCTTCCAATCAGCGCGCGACCCAGTTTCTGGTGGCACGCTGCGCAGTTTGGCTGAATATGCGCCGCGGTGCGAAGAGGTTCGACTGACTCCTGCGCGCGCCCGTGATCCAGCAGAAATCCGCCGTAATCCAGGAACGGCCATTCATCCGTGCCATCCTTATCGGCCCATGAAGCCGCTATGCGAAGTGCTTCTTCGGCCCGGTCGGGCTGGTTCGTCGCGTCGAAGACGAGACCGAGATTCTCCTGGGCTTTCAGATTTTTCGGCTCAAGGGCAAGAACGTGCGCAAACATGCGCTCCGCATCGAGATAGCGATCCCGGCTAAAATAGCAGCGGCCGAGTGAATAAAGAACACGGACGTTGGCAGGATCCATGCGCACGGCGCGCTCGAGCCAGCGAATGGCATCGTCGTAGTCATTGAGCAGCACATAGTCAAGAGCGACGGAACGGATCTCCTCGGCGACAGGTGTGCGAAGCTGTGCGGCGTGCGTGTACGCGTCAAGCGATTCATGCGCCTTTCCCTCCTGGAGCAACAGGAGGGCGAGAGAGTACACCGGATTTGCATCGTTGGGCCGTTGCGTGATCTGTGCGCGTAGTTCAGCTTCCTTCCGTGCAAAGGCCGGTGCGACAGTTCGGCCTTCCTCGGCGGAGTAGGGGGCGGTGACGGCCCGAGGTTCTTTCGATGGGCCATCGACCTGCGAGAAGGCAGGTGTATGAAACAGAGAGAGAGCAATCACTACGGCGATGGAAGCTACCGTCGCGCCTAGTGATCGCATGAGAAGAGATTTCATGATGCCCTGAGTTTTTCTCTACTCGATCATACGCCGCATTGCTGCAGTTTTGCCTTCATCATAGCCGGGCTTGGCTCACCATGATGGGATTAGAGAAGGCCGCCTAAGAGCGGCCTTTTCTATTTCTGATGACCAGGCTACTTCACCTGCAGTGTGACTGGCGTCGTGCGTATTGTTGATCCCGAGGTTCCGCTGATCGTGATGGTATAGGTCCCCTTGGGTGTACCGAACAGGCCGAACAGGCCGGCTGAGGTGCTGATACTAAGCGTGGTACTTGCTGATCCGGTGCCGGGCGTCAACGACGTGCTTGTGAACGTGCACGAAGACGCAGACGGCAAGTTCGAGCACGCGAGCTTGACAGCCGAGTTGAAACTCCCTCCCAGCGCGCTCACAGTGATCGTGTAAGTTGCTTTGCCGCCGGCCGTGACAGTCGCACTCGAAGGCGAAGCTGAAAGCGCAAAATCGACGCCCGTGCCCGTCAGCGATGTAGACTGCGAACTCCCGCCAGTCGAATCATCGCTCACGGTCAGCGTGCCGGTTCGAGTTCCAGCCGCTGTTGGCTTGAACGTGACACTCACAGTGCAACTGCTGTTGGCCGCCAAGGTCGAAGAGCAGGTGGTTGTTTTGGCGAAATCGCCGGTCACGGCGATGCTGGTGATATGCAGGGTTGCGTTCCCCGTATTGCTGAGAGTGACACTCTGTGAACTGCTGGTCGAACCAATCGCGAGAGCAGCGAAGGTGAGAGAAGCAGGTGAGAGCGAAGCAACCGGTCCGGTTCCCGTGCCTGAGAGCGAAACGGACGGCGGTGTTCCGGGTGCGTTGCTGTTCACCGTCACCGTGCCTGCCCGGGTGCCGCGCGCGGTTGGCGTGAAGGTGACGCTGATCGTGCAGGTGGAATTGATCGCCAGAGTATTGGTTCCAGTTGGACAGTTGCTGGTTTGCGCGAAGTCTCCGGCGTTCGTCCCGCCAATCACGATGCCGCTGATCTTCAGGGGCGCCGTTCCGATGCTCTTCACGGTGATCGTCTGCGCTGTACTCTTTATCCCAACAACCTGGTTGCTATAAGTCAGGCTGGATGGGGTCAGCGTGAGGTTGGCGGCAGTCGCGGATCCGCTCAGGGACACGTTTTGCGCGTGCGTCGGAGCATTATCAGAAATCGCGATGATAGCGCTGCGGGTGCCGCTCGCGGCTGGAGAGAAGGTGACGTTGATTGTGCAGGTAGCGTTGATCGCCAGCGTATTCGATCCGGTTGGGCAGTTGTTGGTTTGAGCGAAATCACCCGGGTTCGTCCCGCTCAGCGTAATGCTGCTGATACTCAAGGGGGCGGTTCCGGTGCTCTTCACCGTGATGGTCTGCGCGGTGCTGCTGGTGCCCACAACCTGGCTGCTGTAGGTCAGGCTGGTTGGCGTGACCGTAACGCCGGCCGCAGCGCCTGATCCACTCAGGGGAACGGTCTGCGTGCCGGTCGTGTCATTATCGGTGATCACCAGCGCGGCGCTTCGGGCACCCGTCGCGCCAGGAGTGAATGTGATGTTGATTGTGCAGGAGGTATTGACGCCCAGCGTGTTCGATCCGGTCGGGCAATTGCCGGTCTGGGCAAAATCCCCGCTGTTCGTCCCGCTCACGGCGATGCTGCTGATGGTCAGAGGAGCCGCTCCCTGATTACTCAGCGTGACGGTCTGGGCGGCGCTGGTTGTACCCACACCCTGGTTGCCAAACACCAGGCTAGTCGGATTCAAAATTG from the Occallatibacter riparius genome contains:
- a CDS encoding CRTAC1 family protein, translating into MQTMRQKHAVGAWIVLLCAVAFAAFNTASAQAPATEGQRPGRFIDATEKSGIKFQHQAPHTSRKYLIETMGSGVALFDCDNDGRLDIFFPNGAPYTDPTPKGFIPQKAGPQDWNRMFRQKTDGTFEDITEKAGLKGVGYSMGVAVADYDNDGNEDLFITGYGGNRLYHNSGNCTFTDVTEQTGVGGSGWSSSATWADLDNDGLLDLVVARYVEWDWNDLWCGEHREGYRGYCHPDVFQPISMLVYHNEGHGRFTEVAHKLGLDVPAKALGVAIADYDQDGRIDLFVANDSMPEFLFHQKKDGTFEEVGLESEVAVNSEGKTYAGMGVDFADYNNDGWPDLVITDLANQRYALYRNLGDSTFDYASFTSGLGGMTMLHSGWSLRFLDYDNDGWKDLLIAQGHDLDTIEKSFPQLHYREPMMLARNTGKRFVDVSGVSSEIFHDAWVGRGMAIGDINNDGRIDAVVSTNGGAPHLLLNMTETSNHWITLKLVGHKSNRDAIGAQVKLTTKLGSQWATVTTSSGYMSASDPRLHFGLGTAAAIDRIEIRWPSGIQQVLTDQVADRQITIEESAQSNSTTPAAAADRPAP
- a CDS encoding tetratricopeptide repeat protein, which translates into the protein MKSLLMRSLGATVASIAVVIALSLFHTPAFSQVDGPSKEPRAVTAPYSAEEGRTVAPAFARKEAELRAQITQRPNDANPVYSLALLLLQEGKAHESLDAYTHAAQLRTPVAEEIRSVALDYVLLNDYDDAIRWLERAVRMDPANVRVLYSLGRCYFSRDRYLDAERMFAHVLALEPKNLKAQENLGLVFDATNQPDRAEEALRIAASWADKDGTDEWPFLDYGGFLLDHGRAQESVEPLRTAAHIQPNCAACHQKLGRALIGSHELKDGIAELEIAARLGPSDPKTHYELGRALRQAGQTERAQQEFALSQKLYASHSHE